In Chryseobacterium sp. C-71, the genomic window TAATCTGATATCTTCATCACGACGATCTCCTACACCAGAAATAATTCCGATTTTCTTGGTAGACTCTACATTTTTAAGGTAATCTTCTATTGCTTCATATCCCGCAGGATTGTGAGCAAAATCAATAAGAACTTTAAAGTTTTTAAAATTAAATACATTCAATCTTCCCGGAGTCAGCTGTGCACTCGGAATAAATGTACGAAGGGAATTTGAGATATCCTCGATTCCGAAACCATAGAGGTAACATGCTAAACTTGCAGCCAAAACATTATCGATCATAAATTTCGCCTTTCCCTCCATCGTAATAGGGAAGTCTTTCACTTTTCCGATTCTGATTTTCCAGTCACCTTTTTTAATGGTGACGTATCCTTCTTCGTAGACGCATGTTGTACGGCCTTCTTTAGCAAATTTTTTGATATGTTCGTTATTTTCATCTAAACTGAAAATAGCTACATTGCTTGGTAGATCATTGATGATTCGCATAGAATATTCATCCATTGCGTTCAAGACGCTCCACCCATTTTTCTTTACGCTGTCGAGAACTACCCTTTTTACTTTGGTTAAATCTTTCAGATTGTGAATATCATTTAAGCCTAAATGGTCTTCTTTAATATTGGTTAAAACACCAATATCACATTGTCCAAAGCCTAAACCTGAACGTAGAATTCCACCTCTTGCTGTTTCCAAAACCGCAAATTCTACCGTAGGATCTTTTAAGATAAACTCAGCAGAAATAGGACCTGTAGTATCACCTTTAGTCAACATCGTATTCTGGATATAAATACCGTCTGATGTTGTAAAACCAACTCTGTATCCGTTATTTTTAACGATGTGTGAAATCAATCTTGTCGTCGTCGTTTTACCATTCGTTCCTGTCACTGCAATGATGGGAATTGTGAATGGTTTTCCTTGAGGATACAGCATATCTACAACCGGTGCAGCGACATTTCTTGGAAGACCTTCGCTTGGTGCCAAGTGCATTCTGAAACCTGGTGCAGCGTTTACTTCGATAATGGCTCCACCACTTTCTTTTAAAGGCTGGGTAAGGTTTTCTGCCATAATATCAATTCCGCAGACATCTAAACCAATGATTTTAGAAATTCTTTCTGCCATGGTGATGTTTTCAGGATGCACCATGTCAGTGACATCAATAGAAGTTCCACCCGTAGAAAGGTTAGCAGTTGATTTAAGATAAACAACTTCTCCTTTTTGGGGAACTGTATCTAAAGTATAATTAAGTTTTTCGAGTAATTCGGTAGTATCTTTATCAATTGCGATTTCGGTAAGCACATTTTCATGTCCATAACCTCTTCTCGGATCTTGATTTTCTTTGTCAATGAGTTGCTGAAGATTCATTTCTCCATCTCCGACTACATGCGCAGGAACACGTCTTGCTGCTGCAACCATTTTATTATTGATAACTAAAACTCTGAAATCGTAACCTGTAATATATTTTTCAACAATTACTTTGTTTGAATATTTCTGAGCATGTTCTAAACCGATTTTTGCAACTTCCCAATCATTCACATTGATAGAAGATCCTTTACCGTGGTTACCGTCCAAAGGTTTAAGTACCACAGGATATTCAATTTTTCTGATTACACTTTGCAACTGCTCTTCATTGGTAACCAAGTCACCAATCGGAACGGGAATTGCTGCATCGTGCAACATTCTTTTTGTTAATTCTTTGTTACACGCAATATCTACGGCAATTGAGCTGGTATTTCCGGTAATGGTAGCCTGAAATCTCTGTTGATTAACACCGTAACCCAATTGTACCAAAGAATTTGTACCCAACCTAATCCAAGGGATTTTTCTTGAAACCGCCTCTTGTACAATACTTCCTGTAGATGGACCTAAACGTACACGTTCTCTGATTTCTTTTAGTCGTTGAATACAAGCATTGATATCATATTCGTCTCCATTAATTAATGCATGAGCAATCTCAACTGCTTGTTCGGCAGCGTAGATCCCCGTATTTTCTTCAATATAATCAAATACCACATTATAGATACCCGGAGATTTTGTTTCACGAGTTCTCCCGAATCCACATTCCATACCTGCAAGAGTCTGAATTTCCAAAGCAATGTGCTCTATGACGTGCCCCATCCATGTTCCTGTTTCTACACGATGGAAAAAACCGCCATGGGTACCTTCAGAACACCGATGAGTAATTAATGATGGAATCAGTTTTTCTATTCTTTCACGGAAGCCTTCAATTTTATTGGTAGGAAAATTTTCCAACTCTTCAAGATCCAAACGCATCTGTATCAGCTTCTTTCTTCTAATACTCCAAATATTAGGACCCCTTAAAGCTTGTATTTTCTCAATTTTCATATTTTAATGACGTAATTTATATTAATAAAAATATCTTTTAAAATCAAAGATAATGCAAAACCTTAACAAAAACTACAGGCTAATTAAAGATTTATTAAAAAAGTTTATGTTTTGTAATCAATTTAGAATCAAAGCAAATACGTTAAAAAGCCTTCAATATTTCGTCAACTATTAATAATTTTCTAACTTTGCGAGCTATGAAACCTGTTGGAAAATTAATTATTATCGGTGGAGCTGTTAATAAAGGCAGTTTCTCCGAAACCGATTACGATCAGAATATTGAAAAAAACCTTAATTTTTTTGAAAGAGGAATTTTAAGAAAAATTATTACTGAATCTAAAAACAAAGAAAATTCAATCATTGAAGTAATCACTACAGCATCCCAAATTCCTCAAATTGTAGGTGCTGAATATAAAAAAGCTTTTGAATTTTTAGGAGCAAAAAACGTAAACATTCTTGATATTCACAATCGTGAAGAAGCAAACTCTGATGCCATAGTTGCCCGCGCAAACGTTGCCGATGTAGTAATGTTCACAGGTGGTGACCAGTTACGATTAACTTCTATTCTTGGCGGAACAAGATTTCACGATACCATTCTGTTGAAATACATGGAGCAGGATTTTATCTACTCCGGAACTTCTGCGGGAGCTGCGGCTGCATCTGAAAACATGATTTATCAGGGAAGCAGTTCTGAAGCCTTGTTGAAAGGTGAAATCAAAACAACTCAAGGTCTGGGATTAATCGATAACGTTATCGTTGACACACATTTTGTACAACGTGGCAGAATCGGGCGTCTTTTTCAGGCTGTAGTTAATAATCCGAGAACTTTGGGAATCGGTTTGGGTGAAGATACAGGATTGTTTATTCACAACGACACGATGACCGCTGTTGGTTCAGGACTTGTGATTAT contains:
- the cphA gene encoding cyanophycin synthetase, giving the protein MKIEKIQALRGPNIWSIRRKKLIQMRLDLEELENFPTNKIEGFRERIEKLIPSLITHRCSEGTHGGFFHRVETGTWMGHVIEHIALEIQTLAGMECGFGRTRETKSPGIYNVVFDYIEENTGIYAAEQAVEIAHALINGDEYDINACIQRLKEIRERVRLGPSTGSIVQEAVSRKIPWIRLGTNSLVQLGYGVNQQRFQATITGNTSSIAVDIACNKELTKRMLHDAAIPVPIGDLVTNEEQLQSVIRKIEYPVVLKPLDGNHGKGSSINVNDWEVAKIGLEHAQKYSNKVIVEKYITGYDFRVLVINNKMVAAARRVPAHVVGDGEMNLQQLIDKENQDPRRGYGHENVLTEIAIDKDTTELLEKLNYTLDTVPQKGEVVYLKSTANLSTGGTSIDVTDMVHPENITMAERISKIIGLDVCGIDIMAENLTQPLKESGGAIIEVNAAPGFRMHLAPSEGLPRNVAAPVVDMLYPQGKPFTIPIIAVTGTNGKTTTTRLISHIVKNNGYRVGFTTSDGIYIQNTMLTKGDTTGPISAEFILKDPTVEFAVLETARGGILRSGLGFGQCDIGVLTNIKEDHLGLNDIHNLKDLTKVKRVVLDSVKKNGWSVLNAMDEYSMRIINDLPSNVAIFSLDENNEHIKKFAKEGRTTCVYEEGYVTIKKGDWKIRIGKVKDFPITMEGKAKFMIDNVLAASLACYLYGFGIEDISNSLRTFIPSAQLTPGRLNVFNFKNFKVLIDFAHNPAGYEAIEDYLKNVESTKKIGIISGVGDRRDEDIRLCGKIAGRMFDHIIIRNEKHLRGRTEEEINGLIIDGMQDSGRDVSYETIPKEIDALKHAMGMAEEGTFITALSDVISNAIDLVQDYQARELLEDGKI
- a CDS encoding cyanophycinase, which produces MKPVGKLIIIGGAVNKGSFSETDYDQNIEKNLNFFERGILRKIITESKNKENSIIEVITTASQIPQIVGAEYKKAFEFLGAKNVNILDIHNREEANSDAIVARANVADVVMFTGGDQLRLTSILGGTRFHDTILLKYMEQDFIYSGTSAGAAAASENMIYQGSSSEALLKGEIKTTQGLGLIDNVIVDTHFVQRGRIGRLFQAVVNNPRTLGIGLGEDTGLFIHNDTMTAVGSGLVIIVDGRFIKDTNLTNINLGEPISIDNLTVHVMSMNDHYDLTTRKLTIENSQFNPIPQT